A region from the uncultured Draconibacterium sp. genome encodes:
- a CDS encoding glycosyltransferase produces MLSVNIPVYNVEIVELVNQLHQQAIRLDLSVEIRVYDDGSDEIFKSINRTVKDISNVIYKELDKNVGRAAIRNKMGQDAGGEWLLFMDADSKLISGNYLKNYFDKLSGNRVLCGGTAYASSEPADPEKLLRWTYGSRREAISAARRNQSKGFIITSNNFLISRNLFQQIPFREELREYGHEDTLLGYDLFCQGIEIYHIDNPLEHTGLESAQVFLKKTCMALANLKKIAEELLEGEHKFYRQVNFLRKNRLLTFFIPDRFLALLFNRYRLKLETNLKSRRPSLFLFDLYKLGYYASIKNRWH; encoded by the coding sequence ATGCTTTCGGTAAATATTCCGGTTTATAATGTTGAAATTGTTGAGTTGGTAAATCAGTTACACCAGCAAGCTATTCGTTTGGATTTGTCAGTTGAAATAAGGGTTTATGACGATGGTTCAGACGAGATTTTTAAGTCGATAAACCGCACCGTAAAAGATATTTCAAATGTAATTTATAAAGAGCTGGATAAGAATGTAGGCAGGGCCGCTATTCGTAACAAGATGGGCCAAGATGCCGGGGGTGAGTGGTTATTATTTATGGATGCCGATTCGAAATTGATAAGCGGAAATTATTTGAAAAATTACTTTGATAAGCTTTCCGGCAATCGGGTATTGTGTGGTGGTACGGCTTATGCTTCATCAGAACCTGCTGATCCGGAAAAATTGCTACGTTGGACCTATGGAAGTAGGCGCGAAGCCATATCGGCAGCAAGGCGCAACCAGAGCAAGGGATTTATTATCACATCAAATAATTTTCTTATTTCGCGGAATTTATTTCAGCAGATACCTTTTAGAGAAGAGCTGCGCGAATATGGCCATGAAGATACCTTGTTGGGTTACGATCTTTTTTGTCAGGGTATCGAAATTTATCATATTGATAACCCACTTGAACATACAGGGCTAGAGAGCGCCCAGGTATTTCTGAAGAAAACATGCATGGCTTTGGCGAACTTAAAGAAAATTGCTGAAGAGCTGCTGGAAGGGGAGCATAAATTCTATCGTCAGGTGAACTTTTTACGAAAAAACCGACTGTTAACTTTTTTTATTCCCGATAGGTTTTTAGCTCTGCTTTTTAATCGTTACCGTTTAAAACTGGAAACAAACCTGAAAAGCAGGCGGCCGTCGTTATTTTTGTTTGATTTGTATAAACTTGGATACTATGCAAGCATAAAAAACCGCTGGCATTAA